From a single Mesorhizobium sp. INR15 genomic region:
- a CDS encoding DUF2270 domain-containing protein — MADALAAPQPIGRPFSSGELVTVMSHFHRAEIARMAGWRDRLDRTSNWAITVVAAMLSISLSTASAHHGVLLFAMLLVLLLLWIEARRYRFFDFYRARVRQFERHYFAQIFSPQPDFASDWLLIVGESLRAPKFLVSQRVALARRLRRNYIHMLLILLLAWILKLSTPSLLTEGVRVGFVGSVREAVSAAALGPIPGLVIVVLVGGLYAGLLVTTFLTIGHDGELSFGDVHV, encoded by the coding sequence ATGGCAGATGCGTTGGCGGCCCCGCAACCCATCGGAAGACCGTTTTCGTCTGGCGAACTCGTCACCGTGATGTCGCATTTCCATCGCGCGGAGATTGCGCGCATGGCGGGATGGCGCGACCGTCTGGACCGGACGAGCAACTGGGCTATAACGGTCGTCGCGGCGATGCTTTCCATATCGCTTTCGACGGCCAGCGCGCATCACGGCGTGCTCCTGTTCGCCATGTTGCTTGTCCTCTTGTTGCTGTGGATAGAGGCACGGCGATATCGCTTCTTCGACTTCTACCGCGCCCGCGTCAGACAATTCGAGCGCCACTATTTTGCACAGATTTTCTCACCGCAGCCGGACTTTGCCTCCGATTGGCTGTTGATCGTCGGGGAGAGCCTCCGCGCGCCCAAATTTCTGGTCTCACAACGCGTTGCGTTAGCGCGGCGTCTGCGCCGAAACTACATCCACATGCTGCTGATCCTTCTGCTTGCCTGGATCCTCAAACTGTCGACGCCTAGTCTTCTCACCGAAGGCGTCCGCGTCGGCTTCGTCGGTTCGGTACGCGAGGCCGTTAGTGCGGCAGCGCTGGGGCCAATCCCCGGCTTAGTCATCGTGGTTCTGGTCGGCGGACTCTACGCCGGCCTGCTGGTCACGACCTTTCTCACTATCGGTCACGACGGCGAACTTTCCTTTGGCGACGTTCACGTGTAG
- a CDS encoding cytochrome c biogenesis CcdA family protein has product MLGGLGFSLLAGVLSTVSPCVLPLIPVVLGAAASQHRYGPAALAAGLAISFTTIGLFIATIGFSIGLDGGIFRSAAAIVMLCLGFVLVVPSFQAQFSLAAGPVGNWAEQRFGGFSSVGLWGQFGVGLLLGAVWSPCVGPTLGAASVLAAQGHNLAQVAVTMIIFGIGAALPLLILGTLSRETLLRWRGQLASAGSGLKIALGFVLITTAAAILTGVDKAIETAFVNASPAWLTALTTRF; this is encoded by the coding sequence ATGCTTGGTGGACTGGGTTTTTCGTTGCTTGCGGGTGTGCTATCGACGGTTTCGCCCTGCGTCCTTCCTTTGATCCCGGTCGTGCTCGGTGCCGCGGCGAGCCAGCATCGCTACGGCCCTGCGGCGCTAGCGGCTGGCTTGGCCATTTCGTTTACCACCATCGGTCTTTTCATCGCGACGATCGGGTTTTCAATCGGGCTTGACGGCGGCATCTTCCGGAGCGCCGCCGCGATCGTGATGCTTTGCCTCGGTTTCGTCCTCGTCGTTCCTTCATTTCAGGCGCAATTCTCGCTCGCCGCGGGGCCGGTCGGCAATTGGGCCGAACAACGCTTCGGCGGATTTTCGTCGGTCGGGCTGTGGGGCCAGTTCGGAGTCGGCCTGTTGCTCGGTGCGGTCTGGAGTCCATGCGTCGGTCCGACGTTGGGCGCCGCATCCGTGCTTGCGGCGCAAGGTCATAACCTCGCGCAGGTTGCCGTCACTATGATCATTTTCGGGATCGGCGCGGCACTTCCGCTTTTGATCCTTGGGACACTGTCGCGCGAAACTCTTTTGCGCTGGCGCGGTCAGTTGGCCAGTGCCGGCAGCGGGCTGAAAATCGCGCTCGGGTTTGTGCTGATCACCACCGCCGCTGCGATACTCACCGGCGTCGACAAGGCGATTGAAACCGCCTTCGTTAACGCCTCGCCCGCGTGGCTGACGGCCTTGACGACACGTTTTTGA
- a CDS encoding thioredoxin family protein: MLDRRAFLIALTAASTFASAPSALAADQMAFTQQAFDAAQKAGKPILVEITASWCPTCKAQKQVLGGLLPMPEHKNLAVFEVDFDAQKDVVRAFNAQMQSTLITFKGATEVGRLVGETKADAIKQLLDTTI, encoded by the coding sequence ATGCTTGATCGACGTGCTTTTCTCATCGCTCTGACCGCCGCATCAACGTTCGCCTCGGCTCCTTCCGCGCTCGCCGCCGATCAGATGGCCTTCACCCAGCAGGCTTTCGACGCCGCGCAAAAGGCGGGCAAGCCAATCCTGGTCGAGATCACCGCGTCGTGGTGCCCGACTTGCAAGGCGCAGAAGCAGGTGCTTGGAGGGCTGCTACCCATGCCTGAGCACAAGAATCTGGCGGTCTTCGAAGTTGACTTCGACGCCCAAAAGGATGTCGTGCGGGCTTTCAACGCGCAAATGCAGAGCACGCTGATCACCTTCAAGGGCGCCACAGAAGTCGGAAGACTGGTCGGCGAAACCAAGGCGGATGCCATCAAGCAGCTGCTCGATACGACGATCTGA
- a CDS encoding integrase core domain-containing protein: MASEIISGNTLLPVVRLVAILNLAQVLTGIQLWKEDHNEHRPHSTLANITPAEFASKMRLEKLAA; this comes from the coding sequence ATGGCTTCCGAGATCATCTCAGGCAATACGCTGCTCCCGGTCGTTCGGCTTGTCGCAATTCTGAACCTTGCCCAAGTGCTGACAGGGATTCAGCTATGGAAGGAGGATCATAACGAGCACCGACCACATTCGACCCTTGCCAACATCACGCCAGCCGAGTTCGCATCGAAAATGAGACTGGAAAAGCTGGCCGCATGA
- a CDS encoding trans-aconitate 2-methyltransferase — protein MGSESRQAHWEDVYTRKSEKEVSWFEENPAPSLELIAALAPTNDLAIIDIGGGASRLVDSLIEKGFRDITVLDLSFAALEAAKTRLGERAAQAHWLVADATRWEPSQTYDIWHDRAAFHFLTEEQDRVAYVARLRRALKAGGHAIIATFAPDGPDRCSGLRVERYDATSLGQTLGPGFELVDTRQHTHVTPWGSTQSFQISIFRRVAS, from the coding sequence ATGGGAAGCGAGAGCCGTCAGGCCCATTGGGAGGACGTGTACACCAGGAAAAGCGAGAAAGAAGTCAGCTGGTTTGAAGAGAATCCCGCTCCTTCGCTCGAACTGATTGCCGCTTTAGCGCCAACCAACGACCTGGCTATCATCGACATCGGAGGGGGTGCTTCACGTCTGGTTGATAGCCTTATCGAAAAGGGCTTTAGGGACATCACGGTCCTTGATTTGTCCTTCGCCGCATTGGAGGCTGCCAAAACCCGCCTTGGAGAACGGGCCGCGCAAGCCCATTGGCTCGTTGCCGATGCCACGAGATGGGAGCCGTCGCAAACCTACGACATCTGGCATGACAGAGCCGCCTTCCATTTCCTTACCGAGGAGCAGGATCGTGTTGCCTACGTCGCGCGCCTGAGGCGAGCCCTAAAGGCCGGAGGACACGCGATCATTGCCACTTTTGCCCCTGACGGGCCAGACCGATGTAGCGGTCTTCGCGTAGAGCGTTATGATGCGACGAGCCTCGGCCAGACGCTCGGGCCGGGATTCGAGTTAGTCGACACTCGGCAGCATACGCATGTGACGCCTTGGGGTTCAACTCAGTCATTCCAAATCAGTATTTTTCGGCGGGTTGCCTCGTAG
- a CDS encoding nucleoside phosphorylase, with protein sequence MVTPPILDNKHIATTSVFTPAALLREARRQKGLAAEQVPPVCILDPDGDLVRHLRRTGSAQPFANWPCYHTELDTFDLGGQRVGIVGRVVGASFAVLVAEELFATGCQLLVSLTSAGQIVPAGPPPYFVVIDRALRDEGTSYHYAPPSEFAEAVPDLVTRAASALAQTGLHSIVGASWTTDAPFRETIEAINAARTKGILAVEMEAAALYTFARTAGARVLCLAHVTNTMGQSGDDFEKGDADGARDALMALESVIVGLHDI encoded by the coding sequence ATGGTCACTCCACCCATTCTCGACAACAAGCACATAGCCACGACATCCGTATTTACCCCTGCGGCTCTGTTGCGAGAGGCTCGGCGACAGAAGGGGTTGGCCGCTGAGCAAGTGCCGCCAGTATGCATTCTGGATCCGGATGGCGACTTGGTACGCCACTTGCGCCGAACGGGGTCAGCGCAACCGTTTGCGAACTGGCCCTGCTATCACACCGAACTGGACACATTCGACCTTGGCGGCCAGCGTGTCGGGATTGTGGGGCGGGTGGTCGGCGCGTCCTTTGCCGTCCTCGTAGCCGAAGAACTTTTCGCCACTGGATGCCAGCTGCTCGTGAGCCTCACCTCGGCCGGGCAGATTGTGCCGGCGGGGCCTCCACCTTACTTTGTCGTCATCGACAGGGCGTTGCGGGACGAGGGGACCAGCTATCACTACGCTCCTCCGTCGGAGTTCGCCGAGGCTGTCCCTGACCTTGTGACGCGGGCGGCAAGCGCGCTGGCGCAGACGGGGCTGCATAGCATTGTCGGGGCAAGCTGGACGACGGATGCGCCCTTTCGTGAAACCATCGAAGCCATCAACGCAGCGCGGACCAAAGGCATCCTCGCGGTTGAGATGGAGGCGGCTGCACTTTACACTTTTGCCCGCACTGCAGGCGCGCGGGTGCTCTGCCTTGCTCATGTCACCAATACGATGGGGCAGAGCGGGGATGATTTCGAGAAAGGAGATGCGGACGGCGCACGGGACGCACTGATGGCGCTTGAAAGCGTGATTGTCGGTCTGCACGACATTTGA
- a CDS encoding putative quinol monooxygenase, with translation MTFELIKGGLPEFHRLVSENAALSVKLEPDCLRFDVLTPLDATGSTGVFLYEIYTDRAAFDLHLASDHFRQFDQRSRDLVINKTVLAYAVLENAKVAERI, from the coding sequence GTGACGTTTGAACTTATCAAGGGCGGCCTTCCCGAATTTCATCGGCTGGTTAGCGAGAACGCGGCGCTTTCCGTCAAGCTCGAGCCGGATTGCTTGCGCTTCGATGTGTTGACGCCGTTGGATGCAACCGGTTCCACGGGTGTTTTCCTCTATGAGATATATACGGATCGCGCGGCCTTTGACCTGCATCTTGCCTCGGACCATTTCCGTCAATTCGACCAGCGCTCGCGCGACCTGGTGATCAACAAGACCGTTCTCGCCTATGCCGTGCTGGAAAATGCCAAGGTCGCGGAACGCATATGA
- a CDS encoding Gfo/Idh/MocA family protein translates to MATVAIRIGVIGCGFYAQNHLHAWKELAADGAVLAAVCDVDPGKAEAAGRTFGVPFYTDAAALLATERLDGVDIVTRHDTHRALCELAIARGVAIIVQKPLAPNWDDCVAIVEAAAKAGVWLAVHENFRFQTPMRHVRRVIDSGAIGTPNWARVTFRTGFDVYLTQPYFYDEERLAIADVGIHVLDLARFFLGEVERISCETQRRNPKVRAEDTATMLLRHRSGAVSVVECTYEARRDPDPFPETLVEIEGDKGSIIVRPGSIMRVTSNGTTTEEDIGSPLRSWTSNPWHVAQEGAFMACRHFLDCLQRGVPAETSGKDNLKTYALVDAAYRAAAEHRAIIPAQWKENTGALSMERWAQ, encoded by the coding sequence ATGGCGACGGTGGCGATCCGGATTGGGGTGATCGGCTGCGGCTTCTACGCGCAGAACCATCTGCATGCGTGGAAGGAACTCGCTGCCGATGGGGCCGTGCTTGCCGCGGTCTGTGATGTGGATCCCGGCAAAGCCGAGGCAGCGGGCCGGACATTTGGCGTGCCCTTTTACACGGATGCCGCTGCTTTGCTTGCGACCGAGCGTCTTGACGGCGTCGACATCGTCACCCGTCACGACACGCACCGCGCGCTCTGCGAACTGGCGATTGCGCGAGGCGTTGCCATTATCGTGCAAAAGCCGTTGGCCCCGAACTGGGACGACTGCGTCGCCATTGTCGAGGCAGCCGCAAAGGCCGGCGTGTGGCTCGCGGTGCATGAAAATTTTCGCTTCCAGACGCCGATGCGCCATGTTCGGCGCGTCATCGACAGCGGCGCCATCGGCACGCCGAACTGGGCGCGAGTGACATTCCGAACCGGCTTCGACGTCTATCTCACGCAGCCTTATTTCTACGACGAGGAACGGCTGGCAATCGCCGATGTCGGCATCCATGTGCTCGACCTCGCACGCTTCTTTCTCGGCGAGGTCGAGCGCATCTCCTGTGAGACCCAGCGCCGCAATCCCAAAGTGCGGGCCGAGGACACGGCCACGATGCTTTTGCGCCATCGCAGCGGCGCCGTCAGCGTTGTCGAATGCACATACGAGGCACGGCGCGACCCCGATCCGTTTCCGGAAACGCTGGTGGAGATCGAGGGCGACAAAGGCTCGATCATCGTTCGTCCGGGCTCGATCATGCGGGTCACCAGCAACGGAACAACGACCGAGGAGGACATCGGCTCACCATTGCGGTCCTGGACCAGCAATCCCTGGCATGTCGCGCAAGAAGGCGCATTCATGGCCTGCCGCCATTTTCTCGATTGCCTTCAGCGCGGCGTGCCTGCCGAAACCTCCGGCAAGGATAATCTCAAGACCTACGCCCTGGTTGACGCAGCCTATCGCGCGGCCGCCGAACATCGGGCAATCATTCCCGCCCAATGGAAAGAAAACACCGGCGCCCTCTCGATGGAGCGGTGGGCACAATGA
- a CDS encoding fumarylacetoacetate hydrolase family protein: MKLVTFSHPQGGHSHHAGVLDGDHVACLTEAGIAGSVMEIVLGGKAILDRIRDGLAKAPRHALADVILEAPIRPGKVLCSGINYKGHAEENPNAKMPTEPFFFTKLPTSVVGPNVPVEKPVRTEQMDYEVEFSAVIGKKLHKAKEADVMPAIFGYTLLNDISARDVQFKDNQITIGKNFAGFSPIGPCIVTSDAMPHPDNVALKTRLNGKTLQDGSTSDWLFSLPQLVSFLSQYIPLEPGDIVSTGTPAGVGIFQKPPIFMKAGDVVEIEADGIGILRTPIVAG; this comes from the coding sequence ATGAAGCTTGTTACCTTCTCCCACCCTCAGGGAGGCCACAGTCATCATGCCGGCGTGCTCGACGGCGATCACGTCGCCTGCCTGACGGAAGCCGGTATCGCCGGCAGCGTGATGGAGATCGTGCTGGGCGGCAAAGCCATCCTCGACCGTATCCGCGATGGCCTTGCCAAGGCTCCGCGCCATGCGCTCGCGGACGTGATCCTCGAGGCGCCGATCCGCCCGGGCAAGGTGCTGTGCTCCGGCATCAACTACAAGGGCCACGCCGAGGAAAATCCCAACGCGAAAATGCCGACCGAACCGTTTTTCTTCACCAAGCTGCCGACCTCGGTGGTCGGACCCAATGTGCCGGTTGAAAAGCCTGTCAGGACAGAGCAGATGGACTACGAGGTGGAGTTTTCCGCCGTCATCGGCAAGAAACTGCACAAAGCAAAGGAAGCCGACGTGATGCCGGCAATCTTCGGCTATACGCTTCTCAACGACATTTCGGCACGTGACGTCCAATTCAAGGACAACCAGATCACCATCGGCAAGAACTTTGCCGGCTTCTCGCCGATCGGTCCGTGCATCGTGACCTCGGACGCGATGCCGCATCCCGATAATGTCGCGCTGAAGACACGGCTGAACGGCAAGACCCTGCAGGACGGCAGCACTTCGGACTGGCTGTTTTCCCTGCCGCAACTCGTCTCCTTCCTGTCGCAATACATTCCGCTCGAACCTGGCGACATCGTCTCGACGGGAACGCCGGCCGGCGTCGGCATCTTCCAGAAGCCGCCGATCTTCATGAAGGCCGGCGACGTCGTCGAGATCGAAGCCGATGGCATCGGCATCCTTAGAACACCCATCGTTGCGGGATAA
- a CDS encoding zinc-binding dehydrogenase, with protein sequence MPDNITDFEAAFAEPVAIGVQGCRRGVVTAEDTVLVLGAGPIGLAIVEVACALGAKVYATDISPDRLSTAADLGAIPIAGGVGLVERVLEITKGEGMPVVMEATGVAPVMEQTIELVAAGGRIVILGLLKKGVGVTFPGLDFTRKEVTILGSRASVDCFPEALELLASGKIHYPKIASSFALSEAPAVFQKLADNPMALHKAVFLSED encoded by the coding sequence GTGCCCGACAATATTACCGATTTCGAGGCTGCCTTCGCGGAGCCGGTGGCGATCGGCGTGCAGGGGTGCCGGCGCGGCGTGGTCACGGCTGAAGATACCGTGCTGGTACTCGGTGCAGGACCAATCGGTCTGGCGATCGTTGAGGTCGCGTGCGCGCTCGGCGCCAAGGTCTATGCCACCGATATCTCGCCAGACCGATTGTCCACCGCCGCCGATCTTGGCGCTATCCCGATCGCCGGAGGAGTTGGCCTGGTTGAGCGCGTGCTTGAGATCACCAAGGGCGAAGGCATGCCGGTCGTCATGGAAGCAACAGGCGTTGCTCCGGTCATGGAACAGACCATCGAGCTCGTCGCCGCCGGCGGGCGCATCGTCATTCTAGGGCTGCTGAAGAAAGGCGTCGGCGTCACCTTCCCGGGTCTCGATTTCACCCGCAAGGAGGTGACCATCCTGGGCTCACGTGCCTCCGTCGATTGTTTTCCCGAGGCACTCGAATTGCTTGCCTCGGGCAAGATTCACTACCCGAAGATTGCAAGCTCCTTCGCGCTCAGCGAAGCGCCGGCCGTCTTCCAGAAACTCGCGGACAATCCAATGGCCCTGCACAAGGCCGTATTCCTTTCGGAGGACTAG
- a CDS encoding alcohol dehydrogenase catalytic domain-containing protein produces MRAAIFDEPFSLRIAEAPKPVPGQGEVLVRVRAAGLCAGDLYIYTGKNPYVTYPRIGCHEIAGVVEAYGPGTSGPAIGTRVVVDPLRRLRPLLSLPARQAQLLRQPHHCWRSSRGRLCGLRHGAGSEPECCARQYYRFRGCLRGAGGDRRAGVPARRGHG; encoded by the coding sequence ATGCGTGCCGCAATCTTTGATGAGCCGTTCAGCTTGCGCATCGCGGAAGCGCCGAAGCCGGTTCCAGGCCAGGGCGAGGTTCTCGTTCGGGTCAGGGCCGCGGGGCTGTGTGCTGGCGACCTTTACATCTACACCGGCAAGAACCCTTACGTGACCTATCCAAGGATCGGCTGCCACGAGATCGCTGGCGTGGTCGAGGCCTATGGCCCGGGCACCAGCGGCCCCGCGATCGGCACACGCGTCGTCGTCGATCCCCTTCGTCGGCTGCGGCCGCTGCTATCCCTGCCGGCTCGGCAAGCGCAATTGCTGCGCCAACCTCACCATTGTTGGCGTTCATCGCGAGGGCGGCTTTGCGGACTTCGTCACGGCGCCGGCTCAGAACCTGAATGTTGTGCCCGACAATATTACCGATTTCGAGGCTGCCTTCGCGGAGCCGGTGGCGATCGGCGTGCAGGGGTGCCGGCGCGGCGTGGTCACGGCTGA
- a CDS encoding MBL fold metallo-hydrolase, with amino-acid sequence MLHDYNTNTLKSAGLSSKDGGRPIPDSLDTGVILITKDNVDKVLTALKREIGRNSMSRSLASGSSSVRRRDLPRRRTANQSQGYEMALHPTTRMRFHGVAAYEILTRDGLRILCDPFLDQNPGAATKSTDFDHVDLVIVSHAAFDHLGDTDKIAAKYGCPIVCGGEVKAWLMDRGIPANQIRATTWGIRVKVAGIEIQPLECHHWSQIRLKDNSFISGVPMAFIVYADDQSALLPLRRHGHLFRPQASGRTLQAECRLYRNRQSARDSSPEPNAGRDADRRDEPL; translated from the coding sequence TTGCTGCACGACTACAACACCAACACGCTGAAGTCGGCTGGCCTCTCGTCGAAGGATGGCGGCCGTCCGATCCCGGACTCTCTCGATACGGGCGTCATCCTGATCACCAAGGACAATGTCGACAAGGTATTGACGGCGCTAAAACGTGAAATAGGCAGAAACTCAATGTCGCGGAGCCTTGCGTCAGGCTCAAGCAGCGTCCGGCGGCGTGATCTCCCTCGCCGTCGGACAGCCAACCAATCCCAAGGATATGAAATGGCTCTTCATCCCACCACCCGCATGCGCTTCCACGGCGTCGCCGCCTACGAAATCTTGACGCGGGACGGATTGCGCATCCTGTGCGATCCGTTTCTGGACCAGAATCCCGGCGCGGCAACAAAATCGACCGACTTCGATCATGTCGATCTGGTCATCGTCAGCCATGCGGCCTTCGACCATCTCGGCGATACCGACAAGATCGCCGCGAAATATGGCTGTCCAATCGTTTGCGGAGGCGAGGTGAAGGCGTGGCTGATGGACCGTGGCATCCCGGCCAACCAGATCCGCGCCACGACCTGGGGCATTAGGGTCAAGGTGGCCGGCATCGAGATTCAGCCGCTCGAATGCCATCACTGGTCGCAGATCAGGCTGAAGGACAATTCCTTCATTTCCGGCGTGCCGATGGCCTTCATCGTCTATGCCGACGACCAATCTGCGCTTTTACCACTACGGCGACACGGCCATCTTTTCCGACCTCAAGCTTCAGGCAGAACTTTACAAGCCGAATGTCGGCTGTATCGGAATCGCCAATCCGCAAGAGATTCTTCACCTGAACCCAATGCCGGGCGAGATGCTGACCGGCGAGATGAGCCCTTATGA
- a CDS encoding substrate-binding domain-containing protein: MIVAGPTDFDVPGFISAVDQVCAQKPNGVSVVGGWDPSLTESVKKCMEQGVPTVVDDGDLPASGRLAYIGTNWTQVGVAQAKKLMEMLPKGRQNSVDVDHQRRKHA, from the coding sequence GTGATCGTTGCCGGACCGACAGATTTCGACGTGCCTGGCTTCATCTCTGCAGTCGATCAAGTCTGCGCGCAGAAGCCGAACGGCGTCTCCGTCGTCGGCGGCTGGGACCCGTCGCTGACGGAGTCAGTCAAGAAATGCATGGAGCAAGGCGTGCCAACCGTTGTCGATGACGGCGATCTGCCGGCCTCTGGCCGTCTCGCCTATATCGGCACCAACTGGACTCAGGTCGGCGTCGCGCAGGCCAAGAAGCTGATGGAAATGCTGCCCAAGGGGCGGCAAAATAGCGTCGATGTCGATCATCAACGCCGGAAACATGCGTGA